From Pleurocapsa sp. PCC 7319:
TCAGTTAGAGACAGACAAGAGCGTGAGGCAAAAACCTTAGCTAAGCTTACAGGTTGGAATATTGAATCCATTCGCGATCGCATTAAGTTTGTCAAGGCTGAACCAGTAGAGTGGTGGGAAAATCTTTGGAATCGCTAACTTTATTTAGTTGAGAACAAAAAAACACAGTGACCTAAGCCGCTGTGTTTTTTTTGTTAAATCATAACAAGGTTGGCGGGGAAACAAGCCCTAAAAGCTTAGAGCTTAGAGCTTAGAGCTTAGAGCTTACCTCACCCTTAAATTGCCATAACCCGAACTGAGGTTAATTTATTTAACCAAAAAATATAGCTATTTTGACTCAATTTTCAGGTTAACAAATATTAGAAGTTGTAATTTATTTGTTCTTTTCGGGAATCCTAATCTTATTGAAATAATTATATGTAATATGACTCAAAAGTTTGATCCTGCTGAGTTGTTAGTTAAATCATCAAAATCAAACAGCACAGGATGTTGGGAATTTATTAAAAACTCTGTTTCTTGGAGAGTTTATCTACATGAAGGAAAACTATCGTATATTGATTGTTCTATACAACTACTCAACCAGTTAAAGTATTATCTTCTGCGCCAAGGTTGGAAAGATGCAGCCGCCGCATTAAAAGATATGCCGCAATCTTATCTTAAAACCAAGGTGAATACAGCAAATGACTCATTGCCTGTTAATTATTACGAATATGCGATTTTTTGGTTGCTAAATGAGAAATATCTTGATAGTTCTCAGTTTATGCAATTGATTGAAGATATTACTCAAGATTCTCTTCAATCCTGCCTGTGGCTAAGAGATGGAACTACTGTTTGGCACGATCAAGAACCAATGCCATCTTGGATTCACGATCAAATTGGAAATTCTTTATCGTTAGATGTATTAGATCTAGTTGGTTTTTTACAGCATAGATTAAAGCAATGGCATAGTTGTACTTCAGAGCTAAATTCTCCATATCAACGTCCCTACTTTTTGGATTACAGAGATATTGATAAATCTCCTGAATCAGGAG
This genomic window contains:
- a CDS encoding response regulator, encoding MTQKFDPAELLVKSSKSNSTGCWEFIKNSVSWRVYLHEGKLSYIDCSIQLLNQLKYYLLRQGWKDAAAALKDMPQSYLKTKVNTANDSLPVNYYEYAIFWLLNEKYLDSSQFMQLIEDITQDSLQSCLWLRDGTTVWHDQEPMPSWIHDQIGNSLSLDVLDLVGFLQHRLKQWHSCTSELNSPYQRPYFLDYRDIDKSPESGVLSAKALNELAQIMRRGLSFRQLSIFLNKDELHVAQILSPYIEHKMIHLRNPQPPLDQLPTIPKPTPSEKSEQNRAVSVPVKKHKVVCIDDSPTILQEIKRFLNNEQFEVTAIDDPVQASSIIFRLEPDLILLDITMPRINGYKLCGLLRSSNVFDQTPIIMVTGNTGMIDKARAKLAGATDYFTKPFTQAGLMAIIEKHLS